CACTAGTTCGTATGTATAGAAATCTTGATGATAAGTTTTCCCGTACACCTCGGTCACTACTAGATAATATTCTTTCTTACATCTTACAAAGTCATGGTGAAAAAGTCGCTGCTGGTCGGTTCCCCCCTCCCTCACAGAATCTAGCACCCGCAGTAAATATTCAAGAGTTTGAACCTACTGCACATGGGCGAATAGTGGAACAGGAAGGTGGACAGGACGCAGATCGATTAAAAACACTTTTACTCTATTGGGGAAATCGGAGTGTCTATCAGAAAAACGAGACTGTAGGAGGACTATCCCCCAAAGTATACGAGGCATTTAGTCTACCCAAAATTAGTGGTCGTAGTGATAAGCCAGCTCCAATCAATACAACTGTAGTTATCCCGGACCAGAATAATGTGCCCCATTCTACAAGTGTCGATTCTCAGACATCGAATGAAACTACATCTTTAAAGCCCCCTGTGCAATCCCCATCAGTAGAAATTAAATCACATAGTGATTATTTGGATGATATTAGCAGATGGGCGAGTGAAGGATATTTACCGAGTCAGGTAGCTAACCTGCTTTTACAATGGTTAGCAGAATTATTCCGAACGGGTATTGATTGGGAGTCATATGGTGTTTCTCCGAATAGTTTTCCTATTCCGAGTCAAGCAAGCCGTTATTTTGCTATTGAAGGTCAGTCAGCACGAATTGAGCAAAATCGTTTAGTTTTTAACCGATCATCCTCTTTGCGTTATGCATTAGAAGCTATCGCAAATCTAAATGATCGAGAAATTGAGCTTAACTCGTCACAATATGGTGAACATTTAGTTGCGATTGAGAGTTGGCTTCAACAAGAAGAAAAACGTATTGTAGATTTTATACGTCTGAGAGCAAAAGTTGATGTGCCTGATAACTTATTAGGGCAGTTGCTTATTCAAAATGCTGTTTTGCTGACTTGCCTATCAGGTGATCTTAAAGCTAATCTATCTATTGAGAATTTATATCAACAGGTTATCTCGTCATCACACGGGACATCGGATGTACAAGAGTCTAAATGGCAAAAGATTATTTCAGATAATAACTTACCAATCTCATGGCAACAACTAGTCAAAGACCTCCTACGCAATCGCGCCGCACCAATGATGTTACAGGCTACTCTAGAACACTTCAATGCCCCGCAAGGTGACAGTAGAGAAGTTCTATTCTTACATGCTTCTTCTGTATTTCGGTCACTGGTGGAATTTGAGAATAGGAAATGGGAACTCCTTGAGCTGCCTGAAAACTTAGATAAAGAACTAGGTCATCAAGAATGGGATAATGCAATTTTTATCAATAGAAAGCTCAAGGGCAAGAATGGATTTAATAAAGTTATTGAAGATGTTTATGCTGAATTGCAGAAGCACTTTCAAAGACTAAAAGAATTTGTCGGGGATCATGAATTAAAGCCTCTTTTCAACATAATTGATGACTTGCTACGAAATATTAATAACATTCACGCAATCGATCCTAGTTTAGCCTACGAGCTGAAGCGTCTGGATGCGGATAGCCTAGATCATCTGCTCAAAATGTCGGAGCAAGCTCTGACTTACCAGAGTTTGAATGAACAAGCCCAATTTATTTCAAAGGGTTATAGAGAAATCGTAATTCCATTGCGGAAATATGCTGATTATTTTGAACGCTTTACAACAGAAATGCGAAAGGTTCAATCAGCTCTACAGGCAAATAGAGCATCATTGGTTGAGACTGAGAAAGCTGAGGAACTAATAAAGACTACTACAGAAATTTATGATAGCACTCTCATGGAATTAGACTTATCTAGTCAGAAAGATGACACCGATGCTTCCTGATGTCGTTCGAGAAACACAGGTGGAACTTGATAAGTATGAAGTAGCCTTAACACAACAAAATCAAATACAACATATCCAAGACACTCTGTCAGAACTCATTGCAATCCAAAAACAGTGTAGTCGAGTTATTGTTGCGTATGATTTACTGAAACCTCACCTTGGTAGTGTTGAGCAAGAGGCTATTTTCAATTCAATTGAAGGTATTCACTCTCGTCTTAATAATTCACGTACAGACTTCATTGATGGTACTTATAGACAAGCGCAAATGCTCGGTAACATCAAGCATTCAGTCAATTCGCTCCATTCCAATATGGAAAAGTTATGGATGCTATATGTTCAAGATAAGATAAGACCATTCGATGAACTTACAAGGATTGCCAAAACGTTACCACAGATGCGCCAATACACTTCTCAACTTGATACTTTAATTACAGAGTTGAACATAACAGCAAAGTCACTTCCAAATGTAAGAATCTGGGGGGATTTCCACGCTAAATTAAATCAAGTAGCTAGCCTACTGAAGGATATCGAAGGCTTATCCCGAGAAAAGCGTGACTTCTTAAACATTGTACTCAGTGGACAAGCAAGTTTACATCATATCACACCTGAAATATTAGAATGGTGTGCTGAGGTTGGATTGAGTAATTCGCTCATATTGAGGTTTAGAAATGATACTTAGTGATAGAGATTTAGACTTAATTTCTAATGAGGTGCTGTCTCGAATAGAAATCAGAGAAGCACGTTTGCTCAATTGGGGCTTCATTCAAGGCTTACAACCTCTTGATTGGTTAGATGAAGAGTTGCCCGTTATTCTAGATAGCCTTTCTCCTCAACTAAAATCAAAAGCTTATCATGCTGACGGGATCACTTATGTAGACATCATTCGAAACCTTGAAGATAGAAAGCTTATTTTTAACAATGGCAAGGGAATATACCGTTCTCGCTTTGCTGAAACAATTCGGTTGATGTACTTACTTCGTCAGAGGTTTAGTGACGAAGATTGGAATACAGGTGCTCGCCTTGTTAGTGATATGAAGATTTTCTTGAGACGCAGGCGTTTCCCAAATTGGAATATTGATGTTGAAGATGTATTGAATAACATCACTTCTCTAACCCAGTTGCAAAAAAACATAATAAGATTACTTACTCAAGGAGATCAACTTGCAAGGTTTCAGTCTGATGCGATTAGACAGCAATTGCATAGCTTAAGGGAAAATACTGACAGCGCAATAGTCGTTGGCGCTGGAACAGGCTCTGGTAAAACCCGCGCATTTTATATTCCTGCATTAACCCATATTGCGCAAACTAAGACCGAAAAGTTTGTTGTTCACGCCTTAGCATTGTATCCACGAGTTGAATTGTTGAAGGATCAATTTCGGGAAATATACCGTGAGGCACGAAAACTTGACACCCTGCTAAATGAGATTGGGATATCACCAATCCGTATTGGAGCCTACTATAATAGTGTGATTCGGTCTGCATCGGATTTTGGTAATCTTCAACTTATGTATGAACGTAATTGGCGAAGAACTAAAGAAGATAATGGCTGGATTTGTCCTTATATGATTTGTCCTCAATGTGGGCGTGGTGCTCTGGCTTGGTTCGATCAAGAAATCGATAAAGAGAAAGCCAAAAACACTCAAGGGATTTATGGTGATCATGAAGTTCTAAAGTGTTTGTCATGTAATGAAATAATTTCTGGTGATGTATTCCCGATAACCCGCGCACATTTACTTGCTAAGCCTCCCGACATACTCTTTACTACAACTGAAACCCTCAATCGGCGATTGGGTGATCCATCAGAGCACCATCTTTTTGGAATTAGAGTACAAGAACCACCCCGATTGCTTTTGATGGATGAAATCCACTTAAACGAAGGATTTCATGGATCGCAAGTCGCCTATCTCTTACGACGCTGGCGCTATGCTAGAGGAAGCAAAACAGGACTATGTGTCGTAGGGCTATCTGCAACACTCACTCAAGCTGACATATTCTTTTCTCGCCTCACTGGAATCTCAAACGTAAGCTATATTACCCCCTCAGAGAACGACATGATTGATGAGGGTCTAGAATACAATGTTGTATTAAAGGGCGATCCTGTTTCAGGAACAACGCTCTTATCGACTTCTGTGCGTACAATTATGTTACTTGGACGGACTTTGGATTCATTTTCTAAAGAATCAGTCAGTCGTGGCGCATGGGGTCAGCGGATTTTTGCTTTTTCGGACAAACTTGATTCGATTAATCGTTGGTATCACATTCTTAAAGAAGTCGAAAATCCACGGCAACCATATGCACAGTGGCGATTGCTAGATCCGAAAAAAGTCTCACGTGAAACATGGCAATCTCGTAATCAGATGGGACAGAATTGGTGGGTTGCGAGTCAGATTAATTCAGATACCTTAAGCACCGGATTATTTCTCGACTTAACATCTTCGCAATATAGAGGAGTCGATCCCAATGCAGATGTTATTGTTGCAAGTAGTACCCTAGAGGTAGGCTATAATGATCCTAAAGTAGGCGCAGTTGTTCAGCACAAATCACCTTATGGACATGCATCTTTTCTGCAACGTAAAGGACGTGCTGGTCGTCCACGAAATATGCGTCCTTGGATGGTTGTAGTGACTTCAAGTTATGGAAGGGATCGCTGGGCATTTCAACATGCAGAGAGTCTATTTGATCCGGTTCTGCCTCCAATGGATCTACCACTTGAAAACTATTATGTTCGCAAGGTTCAGGCAGTATACGCGCTACTCGACTGGTTAGCGGTCAAACTTCAAACATCGGGATACGTAAGCAATATTTGGACACTTTTGAGTAGTGGGACACCCTATCAGAGAAATAGTCAGTACGCAGATACCCGAAGGCAACTTTATAGACTTTTGATTGCACTACTGGATGAAGATGAGTTGAGAAATGAAGCTATAGAATATATTCAAGATGCCCTAGGAATAAATGAAGATCATATTCTGAAATTGCTCTTTTGGGGAAAACCGCGCTCCATCATGTTAGACGTTGTTCCGACGATAATACGTCAACTCGATTCGAATTGGGGGACAGTTCTTCTGGAAGATGGCTCATGGTACTTTAACGAATGGACTGACAATACATCTGAACTTCCACTTCCAGAATTTTTACCAGCTTCATTATTTAGTGATCTGAATTTGCCCGAAGTACTCATTCAAGTTCCGAAGCGTCCACAATATCGAGATGCAGAACGGGAAATTCGCGCAAAAGAAATGCTCGGATTGACACTTGGAATGCTGGAATTCACACCTGGTAAAGTCAATAAGCGATTTGCCGATAAAGATCATACTTCCGAAGCACATTGGATACCCGTACCAGAGGTTCAAGTAGAGTCAAATTACGTTGATATTCGGGATATGTCTATACAATTTGCATCACAACCGCATATCCTGCATTTTGAAGATCGCACAATATCGGTTTGCAGACCCGAAATCTTTGACCTGCATATAGTCCCTCATTATATTCGACCTACAAGTAATGCATTCCATCGGTGGAGCAGCCATTTCCTTCCTCGTGAGCGCAGATTCGAAAGTTCTACTAACCAAGACGCAGCTATTGGTCAGAGAATTTATTTAGACAACGACTCGAATTGGAATAAAATCTTTGATGATCTTCGAGTGTTCACACACACTAAAGGAAGCTGGGCAGAAGTAACTCGTTTTGCAGAAACTACGGAAGTATATACACGTTTTGATCATGGCGGTGAGCAAAGACGAATAATTTCATATATTCTTGATAGCGATCCTGCAGCAATGGGTTTCACTATTGATGTAGATGCTTTGCATTTTACGGTCGCGCCACTTAACATTAATGAACTCAAAAAACATGCCAATTGGACTTCAATTTACGGACAGCTTAGCTCGCTTTTCTACCGTCATAAGCTATATCAAGATTTAGGATATTTGACCAATTTTGAAGTTGAATGGTTATGGCAAGTTCAGATGTCTATGTTAATCGAGCGAGCCGCAACATTGGAAATATCGCTAGAAGATGCTAGCAAGGTAGTACATGCCGATATTGTTAGATTGGCGAAACGTAATCTTCATATATTACTAGAAAACTCGGCGATTAACGATGAGGATATGAATACGCCCGAAGAAAATATACTGCTGATAGATAATTTACTGCGATTATTATCCAATTCTGAGGTCACAAATATTCTTTACAGTAATTTGCAGGTTCTGTGGGATGACAATGATGTTGAGATTGATGTGTATCTTAACGAATTGTATATTCACAGTCTTGGTGCACTTACTTTCTCCGCAATAATCGACATGTTTCCAGAAGTTGATGCCGATGATCTACATTTGGATGTTAAACAAAATAGTTTCTGGATTTCTGAGTTAACTGCTGGGGGTGTGGGACTTATTTCACGTATTGCTGATGCTATTGAGCATTCTCCTCACAGATTTGAAGCATTCCTTCGCCATACCATGACCTTCTGCGAACGAGAATATCTAGCCGAACAAATGAATGCGACTGCTCAGCTAACATCAAGGCATGATCTCACATCACAATTCAATGAAATACGCAAAGTGACTGACCTCCCGCGAGTTGAACAGCTACAAAAGGCGCTTTCTGCAACACTTCAAAAGTCTGGAATTGTTCCCAATCGCAATCTCCTAGTATCTATTAACACTCGCTTTCTGCGCCCAAATTCTGATACTGATAGCGATACACTAATTCGAGACTTAATCAATTTCTGGAAGGAGCAAGAAGCTAGATTAGGTTGTGTTATTGATTTGAGGGTTATTTCAACTGCTGCAACACAACAACCATATATTCGACTTCAAGTTCAAAATATATTAAAGCGCATCAATAATTCGGAAGATGATTTCGATGATGCTCAAGTGTTTAATCTCCTTCAGTCGTTTCTGTGGATTAACTGCAAGGATAGTTGTCCAGACTGCATAGAAAAGAATCATAGATATCAACAGAATTTGCGCCCGTCACGAAATTTGCTACTTGCAGTTACTACTTTTGAGGTTGAAACAATCGTATTTGGCACCCATGAATGGGAAGCTGAAGTCAATGAGGCACTTATCAATAAACAAGTCGTCACTATTGAATGTAAACATGATGAAGTTCGTCAGACACAGCAAGAATTGATTGGATGGCTTACCAAACCTATTGATGTTGGTTATATCGCTTCTTATCCAACCTTATCGCGTGTAGAACGTATAAATGATAGGATTCTATTTGAATTGACGCTCAGCGAGCTAGTGGAGGCATTTTAAATGCGTAGAATACAGCCTAATACATATGGTAGTGGTAGACAACTTATACAATGTCTGCAATCTTTCGCTGTGATGGAACTTCTGCATAATAGCGAAAACATCTATATTCATGTGCCTCTACTTAATGATGCTCCCATAGTAAATAGCAGAGCGGGGGAATTTTCGTTTGCGCTACCAGATGCAAGTCTTAACCAACTTAGTCTAACACATCTATTATCTCTACTTGCAGACAGAGGTAGCCAAATTCATATATGCTTTCGAGAGAACATCAACACCTTGTTGCTGGAAAAATTGAACCATCCAAGTATCACCTTATCACAACGAACTTCCATTTATCCGCCCGGATGGGTAACAGAAAGCTATGCCCTGTCTGGAGTGATCTATTTCCGTTCAGATAGAATCGAGTTTTTTGAAGATGAGATTAAGATTTTTACTGAAAAAGATGATGTTGATAAATTACTCTTAAATGCACAATCAACCTGGTAGGCATCACTATGTTTGAGATTCAATTTAAAGATGAGCTTGTTTATGCTTTCGCTAAGCAACTACTATTATCATCGACTGCTTTGTTAAAAGTTGATGACAATAATCATGCATTTGAGGTAGAAAATACAGTTATAGCTGAACTGATTTCCCGAATTGACAAAAATCTTTCAACGGTTGTTCCGATAGCTGGTAGTGACTATGATGAATGGATCGTGATAGCATCATCACAACTTGAAGTTGACCGTACTCTTCAGCAACTTAATCGCTTTCTTTTACCTACCTACGGAAGCTATTTTAGAAACGTTCGCTTTCCTAAAGCTCGTGAATTTGAGAAAACCCCTCCAAATATCGCTTCAATATATTACAGTTGGTATTCTCCTGTAGATTTGCGTAGTAAAATTATAGACTCTCTTGCGACATGGTTAAAACTGACTACCATTAGCCCTAGCCTCGATCAGATGATTCCGCCAAATTTTAAGGATTTGTATCGTCGTTTTCGTTTTGCATTGTCTAATCAAAACTGGAACGAAGCCGAACAAATCATTACAAAGTTACGTAATAGCAACCTAGCGCCTAGCCATAATATAGCCTTTCTTAGAATAGAACTGCTTGCACAACAACAAAATTATGAGGCAATTTGGCTGGCTGACGACCTGAAAAAATGGGTATTTCATGCTGTGCCTATACCCCGCCGTGTACA
The Phototrophicus methaneseepsis DNA segment above includes these coding regions:
- the dpdJ gene encoding protein DpdJ, producing MILSDRDLDLISNEVLSRIEIREARLLNWGFIQGLQPLDWLDEELPVILDSLSPQLKSKAYHADGITYVDIIRNLEDRKLIFNNGKGIYRSRFAETIRLMYLLRQRFSDEDWNTGARLVSDMKIFLRRRRFPNWNIDVEDVLNNITSLTQLQKNIIRLLTQGDQLARFQSDAIRQQLHSLRENTDSAIVVGAGTGSGKTRAFYIPALTHIAQTKTEKFVVHALALYPRVELLKDQFREIYREARKLDTLLNEIGISPIRIGAYYNSVIRSASDFGNLQLMYERNWRRTKEDNGWICPYMICPQCGRGALAWFDQEIDKEKAKNTQGIYGDHEVLKCLSCNEIISGDVFPITRAHLLAKPPDILFTTTETLNRRLGDPSEHHLFGIRVQEPPRLLLMDEIHLNEGFHGSQVAYLLRRWRYARGSKTGLCVVGLSATLTQADIFFSRLTGISNVSYITPSENDMIDEGLEYNVVLKGDPVSGTTLLSTSVRTIMLLGRTLDSFSKESVSRGAWGQRIFAFSDKLDSINRWYHILKEVENPRQPYAQWRLLDPKKVSRETWQSRNQMGQNWWVASQINSDTLSTGLFLDLTSSQYRGVDPNADVIVASSTLEVGYNDPKVGAVVQHKSPYGHASFLQRKGRAGRPRNMRPWMVVVTSSYGRDRWAFQHAESLFDPVLPPMDLPLENYYVRKVQAVYALLDWLAVKLQTSGYVSNIWTLLSSGTPYQRNSQYADTRRQLYRLLIALLDEDELRNEAIEYIQDALGINEDHILKLLFWGKPRSIMLDVVPTIIRQLDSNWGTVLLEDGSWYFNEWTDNTSELPLPEFLPASLFSDLNLPEVLIQVPKRPQYRDAEREIRAKEMLGLTLGMLEFTPGKVNKRFADKDHTSEAHWIPVPEVQVESNYVDIRDMSIQFASQPHILHFEDRTISVCRPEIFDLHIVPHYIRPTSNAFHRWSSHFLPRERRFESSTNQDAAIGQRIYLDNDSNWNKIFDDLRVFTHTKGSWAEVTRFAETTEVYTRFDHGGEQRRIISYILDSDPAAMGFTIDVDALHFTVAPLNINELKKHANWTSIYGQLSSLFYRHKLYQDLGYLTNFEVEWLWQVQMSMLIERAATLEISLEDASKVVHADIVRLAKRNLHILLENSAINDEDMNTPEENILLIDNLLRLLSNSEVTNILYSNLQVLWDDNDVEIDVYLNELYIHSLGALTFSAIIDMFPEVDADDLHLDVKQNSFWISELTAGGVGLISRIADAIEHSPHRFEAFLRHTMTFCEREYLAEQMNATAQLTSRHDLTSQFNEIRKVTDLPRVEQLQKALSATLQKSGIVPNRNLLVSINTRFLRPNSDTDSDTLIRDLINFWKEQEARLGCVIDLRVISTAATQQPYIRLQVQNILKRINNSEDDFDDAQVFNLLQSFLWINCKDSCPDCIEKNHRYQQNLRPSRNLLLAVTTFEVETIVFGTHEWEAEVNEALINKQVVTIECKHDEVRQTQQELIGWLTKPIDVGYIASYPTLSRVERINDRILFELTLSELVEAF
- a CDS encoding AAA domain-containing protein, with the protein product MTFTKYQCWKTERIGRVVAKAALDIDRTTFLATHVPMRDIVYEKSPLEIQNTSEQNLLAELERMAQEDMHVFTVVKGIPGTGKSHLIRWLFERYKQNHRQDRVLLIERANASLRKTIQQIIDSGVFQSSKLNEQLNQLRNASNILSSEGLADTLLNNLQVATSEVTWHEKLHHRIVPEKISVFLLDQTVRDHFKQADGPIERVVKYLQEGRGIRNDEIPGFKPEDLIFDPQQRGKIRQEGYRNVQEVADDISRDNSKQREQLTRYLNFLLTHYAISRTTNLTAADLREMFNDLRQHLRQQGQSLALFIEDITAFTGIDAGLIDVLITQHTGGDNQAFCRLTSVIGITDAYYSDNIPDNVRERITHQLTLSAQTRLGESDMLRDERTLIEFAARYLNAIRLDANTLEEWEKRGALENSLPNACLSCQYRDTCHSAFGSADIVDDANHSNQVGLYPFNETALVRMYRNLDDKFSRTPRSLLDNILSYILQSHGEKVAAGRFPPPSQNLAPAVNIQEFEPTAHGRIVEQEGGQDADRLKTLLLYWGNRSVYQKNETVGGLSPKVYEAFSLPKISGRSDKPAPINTTVVIPDQNNVPHSTSVDSQTSNETTSLKPPVQSPSVEIKSHSDYLDDISRWASEGYLPSQVANLLLQWLAELFRTGIDWESYGVSPNSFPIPSQASRYFAIEGQSARIEQNRLVFNRSSSLRYALEAIANLNDREIELNSSQYGEHLVAIESWLQQEEKRIVDFIRLRAKVDVPDNLLGQLLIQNAVLLTCLSGDLKANLSIENLYQQVISSSHGTSDVQESKWQKIISDNNLPISWQQLVKDLLRNRAAPMMLQATLEHFNAPQGDSREVLFLHASSVFRSLVEFENRKWELLELPENLDKELGHQEWDNAIFINRKLKGKNGFNKVIEDVYAELQKHFQRLKEFVGDHELKPLFNIIDDLLRNINNIHAIDPSLAYELKRLDADSLDHLLKMSEQALTYQSLNEQAQFISKGYREIVIPLRKYADYFERFTTEMRKVQSALQANRASLVETEKAEELIKTTTEIYDSTLMELDLSSQKDDTDAS